In Achromobacter xylosoxidans A8, a single window of DNA contains:
- a CDS encoding GNAT family N-acetyltransferase has protein sequence MLRTERLILRPWHTDDAPSLFEYASDERIGPAAGWPPHTSVEHSREIIQTIFSRPLAYALTLKADNTAIGLVALLMGKDSNFDIADDEAEIAYWIGVPFWGHGLIPEAVRELMRHAFETLNFNALWCGYFADNEKSRKAQEKCGFKHHHTEENKFNQFMNDYRTEHVSRIGKEEWQTLAASKSH, from the coding sequence ATGCTGCGCACCGAACGCCTCATCTTGCGGCCCTGGCACACCGACGACGCGCCGAGCCTGTTTGAGTATGCGAGCGACGAACGGATCGGCCCCGCCGCGGGCTGGCCCCCGCATACAAGCGTCGAACATAGCCGGGAGATCATCCAGACGATTTTTTCGCGGCCACTGGCCTATGCCTTGACACTGAAGGCAGACAACACCGCCATAGGCCTGGTGGCGTTGCTCATGGGGAAGGACAGCAATTTCGACATTGCCGATGATGAAGCCGAAATCGCGTATTGGATCGGCGTGCCGTTCTGGGGCCACGGACTGATTCCTGAAGCCGTCAGGGAGCTGATGCGCCACGCGTTTGAAACGTTGAACTTCAACGCGCTATGGTGCGGCTACTTCGCCGACAACGAGAAGTCGCGCAAGGCCCAGGAAAAGTGCGGCTTCAAGCATCATCACACCGAGGAGAACAAGTTCAATCAGTTCATGAACGACTACCGGACGGAGCATGTCAGCCGCATCGGCAAGGAAGAATGGCAGACGCTGGCGGCTTCGAAATCGCATTGA